Below is a genomic region from Deltaproteobacteria bacterium.
CGGGCATGCTCGTTCACAAAGCGTCGATCCTCGATTTCATCCACCGTGCCAGGCGGGCCGGGGTCCGCACCGTGGTCGGCGGTCCGGCAGTCAGCTCGCGCCCAAACGAGTTCACGGACGCCGACCACGTCTTTCTCGGCGAGGCGGAAGGACGCCTCGATCAGCTGGTGAACGCGCTCGAGAACGGCAACGGCCCGCATGTGCTGTCCCCGCCGGACGATGCCAAGCCGGATCTTGCCACCGCCCTTCCGCCGCGATTCGATCTGCTCGATCGCTCGCGCTACACGTCGATGAGCGTGCAATCCTCGAGGGGCTGTCCGTTCCAGTGCGAGTTCTGCGACATCATCGAGCTGTACGGCCGCAACCCCCGGGTGAAGTCGCCGGCGCAGATGCTGCGGGAGCTCGATGCGCTGTACGAGCTCGGGTGGCGTGGATCGATCTTCGTGGTCGACGACAACTTCATCGGCAACCGGCGCGAGGCAGCCAAGCTGTTGCCGGAGGTCGCGCAGTGGCAGAAGGAGCACGGCCGCCCGTTCGAGCTCTACACCGAGGCGAGCGTCGACCTCGCCTCGCTGCCCGCCCTGGTCGAATCGATGGTGGAGGCGGGATTCACCACCGTATTCCTCGGCATCGAGACGCCGTCCGCAGAGTCGCTGAAGCAAACGCGCAAGCTGCAGAACCTCAAGCTGCCTCTCCAGGAGTCGGTGCTGCGGCTCACGCACGCGGGCCTGGAGGTGTACGCAGGGTTCATCGTTGGATTCGACACCGACGGCGAGCATATCTTCGAGGCGCAGCGGACGTTCATCGACGGCCTGCCCATCGCCGCCGCGATGATCGGGCTCTTGACGGCGCTGCCGAATACCGCGCTCTGGCGGCGATTGGAGCGGGAAGGGCGTCTGCGCTCCGACGGCACCGGCGATCAGTTCGGCCGCCCGAACTTCCAGCCGACCCTCGACGAGCGCAAGCTCCTCGAAGGATATCGGGATCTGTTGGCGGCCATCTACGAGCCGGAGGCCTTCTACCGGCGCTGCGAGACGCTCGTTCGCGAGCTCGGCCGTGGCCAGGGGCGCCGGCTCTCCCTCGATGGCTTGGCAATGTTCCTGCGCATTCTCATCGGGGTTGGGCTGGTGTCGTCGCGCCGACTCTTCTTCTGGCGCCTGTTTTTCAAATCGGTGACGCGTCCGTACGCGTTCGCCAAGGCGATGTCGCTCGCCGTGCAGGGAGAACACCTGATCCGCTACACGCGCGAGGACGTACTGCCGCGCATCGACCAGGCGCTGGCCGAGCTTGCGGCGGAACGCGTGCGCCGCCCGCCTGCCGTCGAGGCGCGCGCCTGACAGGAGCCTGCCTCCGGGCGAAATAGGGTCTTCGGCTGTTCGTAGGCCGCAGAGATCGGTTTCGTCCAGGAGGTTTCACCCATGAGGATCGTTCCCGCACTCACTGTGGCGCTGGCATCCGCCTGCGCCGGCACCTCGGCATCGCGCGACAACGGCGGCGCCACCTCCACGAGGGTGAGCGGCCAGTCCTGCGCCGCTCCGCTCGTCTCGTCGGTCGCCCATCGGGGGACGGAGATCTACGCTGCCCCGGACGCGAACTCTCCGCTCGTCGGAACTCTCAAGAGCGATACGCCGGTCTGCGCCCAGGCGGTCTCCGAGGGCTTCGGGTTCCGCCGGGTCAAGCTCACCGACGGGCGGACGGGATTCGTCGCGGAGCAGAGCATTTCCAACTAAAACGCATCTCATCACCCATGCTCGCGAATCACCGCTCTCAAGCGTAGTCGCTAAGCCGCCTTCGGCGGCCGCGACTAACCAGACGCCTTTCGCCCGAACAGGCGCGACATCCATCCGCCCTTGCCATCCGGTGGCTCGGGAGCGTCGAGCCGCTCCGGCTCGGCGCCGGCGGCGCCGGCGAGGCGACGCTTCACCGCTTCCGGCGAGTCCTGGGTGCTGAAGGTCGCGGTCACGGACCTGCGCGTCCCGCGTTCTTCGGCCGTCACCGTGAGGATGGATTCCGGCGAGACGGAGAAGACGATGTCGAAGACGACGCTCCCCTTGATCCCCGGCGGGATGTCGGGGACGACGAGCGTGCCGAGGTATTCGTTCTGCTGCGCGCGCTCCGCCTCGCCCTGGAAGACGGGGATCTCGAGCGTCTTCTGATTGTCCTGCGAGGTCCAGATCGAATACGCCTTCTTGTGCGGCAAGGAAGTGTTGCGCTCGACGACCTTCTTGAAACGCCCGCCCGGTAGCCCGACGCCGATGCTCATCGGCAGCACGTCGACGAGCACCATGCCGCCGATGTCGCCGGACTGCATCGAGTTTGCGAGCACCGCGGCCCCCAGCGCGACCGCTTCGTCGGGGTGGACGGCCTTCGACGGTTCTTTTCCGAAGTACTCGCGCAGCTTGGACCGAACCAGCGGCATCCGGCTCTGGC
It encodes:
- a CDS encoding DUF4070 domain-containing protein codes for the protein MNVLLVQPLAPKTYWGFQYAVGIVGKGAPHPPLGLATLAALLPDRWNLRILDLNVARLRDDDLRWADAALVTGMLVHKASILDFIHRARRAGVRTVVGGPAVSSRPNEFTDADHVFLGEAEGRLDQLVNALENGNGPHVLSPPDDAKPDLATALPPRFDLLDRSRYTSMSVQSSRGCPFQCEFCDIIELYGRNPRVKSPAQMLRELDALYELGWRGSIFVVDDNFIGNRREAAKLLPEVAQWQKEHGRPFELYTEASVDLASLPALVESMVEAGFTTVFLGIETPSAESLKQTRKLQNLKLPLQESVLRLTHAGLEVYAGFIVGFDTDGEHIFEAQRTFIDGLPIAAAMIGLLTALPNTALWRRLEREGRLRSDGTGDQFGRPNFQPTLDERKLLEGYRDLLAAIYEPEAFYRRCETLVRELGRGQGRRLSLDGLAMFLRILIGVGLVSSRRLFFWRLFFKSVTRPYAFAKAMSLAVQGEHLIRYTREDVLPRIDQALAELAAERVRRPPAVEARA
- a CDS encoding SH3 domain-containing protein; protein product: MRIVPALTVALASACAGTSASRDNGGATSTRVSGQSCAAPLVSSVAHRGTEIYAAPDANSPLVGTLKSDTPVCAQAVSEGFGFRRVKLTDGRTGFVAEQSISN
- a CDS encoding TIGR02266 family protein, giving the protein KEISRAVITVPAYYNDNQRQAVRAAGALAGLDVERIVNEPTAAAIAFAHGRALEQRVMVYDLGGGTFDTSVLELHGNLYEVISTGGDTFLGGVDFDRALVQDLLARFRRKHGIAFEGDRIALQRITDAAEHAKIALSERLTTQVNVPFVTMVGEKGYNLDTQVSRNELEKLTADLIDRTLRVCDDVLTNCGLKPADVGEVLLVGGQSRMPLVRSKLREYFGKEPSKAVHPDEAVALGAAVLANSMQSGDIGGMVLVDVLPMSIGVGLPGGRFKKVVERNTSLPHKKAYSIWTSQDNQKTLEIPVFQGEAERAQQNEYLGTLVVPDIPPGIKGSVVFDIVFSVSPESILTVTAEERGTRRSVTATFSTQDSPEAVKRRLAGAAGAEPERLDAPEPPDGKGGWMSRLFGRKASG